Part of the Vigna unguiculata cultivar IT97K-499-35 chromosome 3, ASM411807v1, whole genome shotgun sequence genome, AAGGattcttatttatttgtctagtcataatcttttctttattttagtcTTAAAAGTAAAGTAAAGTAAATTCATTGTTGTGtctaaaagaaataattttatggAGTGAAATTGGAATGTGTTTTGAAATAAGGGAgatgattatttataatagtgtTTATGTGATAGTGTAGGAGGTTTTATCAAAATTGTTATTTGGAAGTATTGTTTGAGTCACTccaataagttttttatttgatatttttactcAGCAAAAATATACATGTTTAAGCGAATGTATCATCTGAGTCACTTCACTTCACCAAGTGCTTCATCAGATACTTCACTCAATGAGTGTATTATTTGATATCTTTGCTTAGTGGAactattttcattcaaataCAAGTATCTTTTGATGTCTATATTCaagtatttatcttttttacacTTTATTCAAATATACATACTATGTGTATGTGTACTTATACGAAGAAATTATTGAATCATATGTTTGAagaatttattactttaattaagTGAATTGCAAAATATGTATACAATGTGAATGTTAATGACATGTTTATGTCACAAATATGAGATGCATGGATGAATGTATGTCTAAACAAGAgatctatattaaaataaatattctctattgttgatgatttaaGTTGCGTAAATTAAGATATTAAATATTGAGGAGCGTAGAAGAAAAGtttattatatcattaaaataaacattgaaGTTCGAAAAGTGAAGTAAAACACTTATTTCAATATACCTTTAACTTATCTTGATCTATATAGTTGAGATTTGTGATACTAAAATATATCAAGTGTTAAATCTCTAGTTAAAAATACTTAACAGATCTTATTCTTCTTGAAggtgtttataaatatttcttcataaatattgttaatatgTAGATCCCCACGTAATTTGTTATGTGTGTATgtgatggaaaaaaaaaatggtggacTATGTAAagttatgaattttattattagaaaaactaaatttaaaattcatggctttttcataatttttttttgacaatttaTCCTAACGTTTGTTGTATATGTAacaatttgatttaaatataatatgacTATATTTAGCTGCCATGTGCATGTACTTGTTTGGAAAGGATTAGAAAGCTAAGTTAAATCGATTAGTATTATGCATAAAATGTATatggtaaattattttttctatggttaagttttattttttaccaattcactaataaaatttagaattgtGATTGTTGTGCGATGTTattaatagatttttttcttttaatttagcaactaagtagtttttttttttttaattggctTTGTTTTTGTACAAATGATAAACGTAacattttaaatgattattaacTACCGgtatatatatcataatttcATGATTATTAGTATCAAGTTAAATTTTAGTcatattatgtaatttaaaaaaatgtaaaacgatattcaattattatccagttaaaaaaaatgttttatccGTATGATCTGACATGATAAcaacattattatattttttattcattaatttaatttattaaactcAACCTTATCTGTAATTGCCTCATAATTTCATCTTTATAAACAtaaacagattccaaaacacaaaacaacatCAATTTGACTACcttttaaatgtaaattatttttactgtCATGCAAATTTAGGTTAACTATTTACATTGCTTGAAACGATTTATAAGAAGTTAACTCAATATTTTCCCTTCTCAACCTTttctacaagaaaaaatataacaaaatgaaataattttccttattttttatttttaatttatgttcattttaacttcaagaaaaaattattttccactTTAAAAGTCCTTATAGAAAATATGTTCAAACAAACTTTATATGAGTTTTTTTCAGGTGAACGTTTTCtgtaaaagtttaaatttatttgtaaaatttataatatgattttatcaGTAGAAAAAGATAAGATAATGATAATGGACACTTTAATGAAGTGAAGAGACAgatgaagaaaacaataaatGCGAGGTAAGCTGTCATTGTTGTCATAAGagatatttttagaaaattaagataaaaatgacacggattatttttcattcttcaaataaaattagACATTGGTTTCCATATCAtgcttaataaaaaaaatatataccaagatcaatttatattattgaaataaaacttaaatttcaatccaaaaaatatgaaacatatGTATAAAACTACATGCAACTTCTGTCAATAGTCCAAACCTTACAAAtaccaaattaaaatagatgAAGGATTATAAAGGTAGGGTTCATATgtactataatttattttatcattattttctgTCAAGTTAACTCTGAGATGTTTTCTGGTGTTTATGTGAAAAGAAATGTTTAATAGTATCTTAGCGTTAATTACAAGCATTAGTATTCAAGCCAAGTGTGTGAACATGCTTAATCACACAAATTAATAATGATTTAGTTGAATGTGACTTGAAGCACAATGAACTGGGAAAGTGATTTCAACCACAGTGATATTTTCTGTAGTTTATGTATGACTTTTTCTTTACCCTTTTGGAaagagatttatttatttattttttgccaagattcatatattattaattaacaatgtttttagtaataataaaaaacacagTAGTAATAACACCTAAAACCATCAATAATGTTTTAAAGATACTAagtagtttttgtttatttaatattaatgatcAATACAAACTGAAAAGATTCTTTAGATTTACAACATAAAACATTTCAGACATGCATAAAATATAAGGAAGATCATAATGAAGAGTTTGAAAGTTTGACCTTTGGAGCCATTGAAATTTGCAGTGTAAAAGAGTGAGACATTTTCAGAATCCAAAAGCTGATTTGATGCATCACTGTTTATGATCCATTGAATTTGGACCAAAATCTAAGCTTTGATTTTGTCATGGTTTTGTAGGAAAATCAAGATATTAGGAGACTTTCTTGCATTTGAAGCTACACTTCTCCATGTGTATTATTTTCTAAAGAAGAggaaatcaattataaataaaaataaaggttaagtacgtttttattaatatatgaattttaacgTAAAATTAGAATAtgtttatgttaaaaattttgatatattaaatttattataaataattatttgggATTTATGGGAATAATAGAAGGGAAGAAAGAGGAAGAGTGAGAGAGCGGAAGGGGCGGACGTGGGACCCGCATGCACGAGTATGACCCCACTCTTCTCCTCTATTCTTATCTCTACACTCTCTCACTTCGCTCCTACTGCCACGTGTCTTCTATCACCCTCCTTTTCTCCTGCTTCACTTCCTCAcgcttttcttctcttctcttcttttctcttctccaaATTTCATCTCTCTCAACAAAATCCTTCTTCTGTCGCCATTCTGTTACACACCTcaatcttctctctctctctttctccgTTTCAAAGGTCTCTCATCAAACCTAACGCTACACCatcactttcttttttcttctttcgtATTTCGTGTTTTTAATAATGCTAAAGAATCGATAAACCTTAAGATTACTTTATCTTGTCCTGGAAGAAGGTGCAGTCACTGCTTCTGTACACtgacaatttaaataataataataacggAGGAATCATCTTGATCGTGAAGTAGTTTTTTCTTCAGTGTTGTTTCTCTTCCTGGTCGTCACTGTAGTAGTAGTacctataaattaatttcagttGCCGTAAAAGTTAATCGacgtgttttttatttttatttttttgtctgtTACTATTAGTGTTTTGTGGGTTTGATATTATTCTGTTTGGTCGAAATTAATTGTGGTGTGGTTGCTTGATCAAGGATCAATGATCAACATGAGTAATTCTGCGGTGACCTTTTCCCCCAAAACATTAACTGTGGTTAGTTTGACagagtttgttttatttatttgatgtgTTTGTTCATGCATTTCAGTCCGACAACACCAGAAAATCGTTGAAGTGGGATGGGAGCTTGACTTTCTTTGGCATATTTTATATGCGTATGTGATCGGAGGGTATCTATCGGCAGTTGAGTGATGGGGGGTATCTGCTCTAGGAAGAGAGATCAACACGTGGTGGAAGATGATTTACACAGAGGGATTTCGGGAAGGTATTGTAGAAGTGGCAGCATAAAATGGTCGAGGCCCAGGAGTTTACGTTCCAAGTCCAATCAATGTCCCGGAGTGGGAACCTGTCCCTCCCTCATGGATTTGTGCATAAACAGGATACGCGAGGTGCATGTTTTTTTTcaccttgtttttttttttttttgattttgttattttttaacctTACATGGTTACTTGATTCACATGTTTTGAGTTATAACAGGATTTTCACAAATATGATTCCTTTTCTGTTCTTCCAAGAGACATTAGCCAGCAGATCTTCAATGATTTGGTCGATTCTCACTGCCTGACAGAAGCTTCTCTCGAAGCTTTCCGAGATTGTGCTCTTCAGGTACTGGTTTAGATGCTTGGTGAAATTGGAAGCGTTGCCTTGATCCTACTTTCCTGCATACAAATTTCTGTTACAAATATGACcctatttatatgttatttgcTCTGCATGCAGGATATTGACCTGGGTGAATATAGTGGAGTGGATGATAATTGGATGGATGTCATCTCTTCCCAAGGGTTGTCTTTACTTTCAGTTGATGTTTCTGGTTCTCAGTTGACAGATAATGGACTACGACTCCTAAAGGATTGCTCAAATCTTCAAGCATTGACTCTCAATTACTGTGATCAATTTTCAGAATATGGGCTCAAGCACATTAGTGGTATAGTTACTATTCTTGTGATCAGTTTTTCTGACCAGAACACGTATAGTTTTTTTATGAACATACAAATCATTCAAATTAGTTAAAGTAAAATttctgtatttttattttgcgtCTTTGCTTGTGGTATACCCTGCATAATTATTCTTagattaattaatgttatttttccTTATAATGGCTGTAGAatataaatgatgaaaataaatcttgATTGAACATTATGTAAAATTGGAATTGCGCGCTATGATTTGAATAACATTATTTGTTCTGAATCTTTGGTAACAAATGGATTAATTTAAGAGTTCTGTCTGATTAATATAAACGATTAAGAATGCCAATTTGTTTCTGTAGGTCTTTCAAACTTGGATACCTTGAGTATCAGGAAGAGCAGCAGTGTCAAGCCTGATGGAATGCGCGCTTTCTCCAACTTATTTAATTTAGAGAAGTTGGACCTTGAGAGGTGTTCAGAAATTCACGGTGGATTTGTTCATCTTAAAGGTTGCTGCTATCCTTCATTTTTGGTCATTTATATGCAATGCAAGTTAACTTAATTCTGAtgtaattgatattttataatcaATCTCACATGACTTTGAAGTTAAGGTGATGATGGATTTTCATCGTTATTGGTTAATTGGGGTGGTTGCTGTTGCCTTGCCTGTGCTTATTGGTGATGACAAGTTCTACTTCATTTAATCGTTTTATGGGGGGAGGGGGGTATAAGTTAAGGAGCTCATTATTCAGATATTGGCAAATGATATCCTACTTAGAATGCCCTTTTATACAGCATGATTGTGAAATTACTAAGTTATAGGTTTAATTTGTGTTTCAATAATACAGGTTTGAAAAAGCTTGAGTACCTCAATATTGGATGCTGTAAATGTGTTACGGATTCAGACATGAAGTCTATCTCAGGTACTGATCATAAGGTGATATGGTTTTTATCATAGTTATTGCATTTCAGGTTTATTTATGTTGTACAAAGGCAGTATTACTGTGTCTCGTTCATTTGTTAGTTATGTGACCTCAGCTTTTTCATGGCATTGTAATCTAGTGTCTTGCATTTATTCTCACTTCTAGTTAGCAAATAACCAAAAACTGGGTCGGGGGAACATTGATTTCCAAATTtgactttctattttttttcttttgtgctTTTTTTCTCTGGGCTCTCCACTCACTCTAGTAATAAGCCCCCCTTAAAGCTATCATGAGTGGAACACCAAAGAGTAGCCTTACGCAAAAACCTATCTATTATGTGTCTGCCTGCTCAGGTGATTAAAAAATGCACGGATAAATATGGTATTTTTCTTCAGCGAATACACCAGACAAACTTTTAAACTGCACATGCAGCAATATTTCTCCTGAAATTTTTGGTTTAGACTTCTAGAAAATTTAACTCTGATGGGTTGGTTGAATGGGACAACACAAGGTTTAGCATTTGACTAGTTCCTGGTTTAAGGACCCACTTGTCTCCTTCGGTTGAGGTACTTGTAAATACTTACAAGTTCTGAGTTAGAGGAAGATTGGCTGCCTTGGATTGGGGTGAAATTTCTTATAAAAAGGACTTCTACAacttttcttttgtcttttgttAGTGGGGATGCATGTGAAATTATCTACTGAAAAATACTATCCTTCACCAATGCATAACTTCAGAATAGGGATGACAATTGCACCCAAACCCAACAGTTACATGCAAAATACACCCGTGAGTTTATACTGAAACATGTGGTTTTGCAACTTAAATCAATTGCCGCATTTATCATCAGTTCTTTTTACTTCTAGAATCAGGAAGCTAGGCCTTGGTATTTTTGTGCTGACTGTTGACATATAATGTTTCAGAGCTTATAAATTTGAAGGAGTTACACATTTCCAACAGCAGTATAACTGATATTGGGATTTCCTATTTAAAAGGTATATTTCCAGTTTTTGTCATCCATTACAAGTGTCATAAGACACTATGACCGTTGCTGCTATTTTGCACACATGATAACATCTGTAGTTGTCAATATCCATtctcaaaagaaaatatcatatCATTACTATCACCAAAATAGAGTTTTAGTATGTTGAATAAGTTCATGACTTTGTTTGCTCCAGGTTATTATGTTTTCCACATTATACATTATCTAGGCATTTCTTTCTACTTACAGGTTTGGGGAAGCTTACCACATTAAATGTTGAAGGATGCAATCTTACTGGTGCATGCTTGGAGTCTATTCATGGTAAAAATCGATTCTCAATTTATTCATTGAAGTgacatttcatttcatttttcaagTTTAGACAGCTGTTTTGTTTTGTGGAAGTTACTCTGCAATTGATGAGCTTCCtgtcatttttatttggaaaattaaggATTTGACTAGTCCAGCACGCAATCAACTGCTGTTAAAGGCAAAGACTATGTTTGAACTTGGAAACTCATTTTCTTAGTATTCCAATGGTTACATTCTCTTAATTAGATCTttaacacaatatttttttgataCAGCCTTGGCTTCCTTGGCATGCTTAAATCTCAGCAGATGTGGTCTCTCCAATGATGGATTTGAGAAAATTGCTggtaattttgatataaaatgaCCCAGTTTGAGGACTTAGGGTGTCATGTTCTTACTTCTCGCTCTAAGGACGGCAAATCATTGGATTCTTGGTTTTACAGCATGTCCCTTTTCTGCAGGTCTTAAAAGCTTGAAGAGGTTAAGCCTGGCTTTTAACAGGATCACCGACTCATCTTTAGTTCATCTGAAAGGtacttaaaatatcaatatctcATAAGAGTGACTATTTTATCCACATTCTGCTTCCCTAAATCAATAAAAACTCGTTTTTTTAGTGCTTTTGCACTATTTCTGCAGACTTTTATCTTTGTGTTTTTATGTAATCTTCATGTTTTTCTATCTGCAATGTCCTGACTGTTACAAACCAAAAGGAGAGGTGAGAAactttttatacattttgaatttTCCTAAAGAGTCCATCAAACACTGATGATGTCTAATGAACTAATTCAATTTTTGAAGTGAATGTATTGTaaataggaaaatgatattttaacccactttttttgacccacttttaactcattgctttaatcaccattagatcatctttttttatttttcttagtgatgtgatgtgatgatctaatggtgattgaagtggtgggttaaaagtgggtcaaaaaaagtgggttaaagtatcattgtccttGTAAATAAAGGAAATACGAAAGTCTAATCTTAGCTGCAAATATCTCGCTTCATTATTCATCATAAATTATAGTAGCTGTTAATGTGTGGTACATgagttattattgttaatagCATCTGCACAAAATCCTTTTTCGATAATATCTTATCCTTCTCTCATGTTGTAACTTCTAATAAAAGTCATATAAATGGGCACACGAAACTGAAAATTGGAAAGCACCTGGAAATTATTAGGTGCATAATATTTAtactcttaaaatttttaagtgCTCATGGGCCTTCAACAAGTAGTTTTTATATTCCACATT contains:
- the LOC114175724 gene encoding F-box/LRR-repeat protein 14-like codes for the protein MGGICSRKRDQHVVEDDLHRGISGRYCRSGSIKWSRPRSLRSKSNQCPGVGTCPSLMDLCINRIREDFHKYDSFSVLPRDISQQIFNDLVDSHCLTEASLEAFRDCALQDIDLGEYSGVDDNWMDVISSQGLSLLSVDVSGSQLTDNGLRLLKDCSNLQALTLNYCDQFSEYGLKHISGLSNLDTLSIRKSSSVKPDGMRAFSNLFNLEKLDLERCSEIHGGFVHLKGLKKLEYLNIGCCKCVTDSDMKSISELINLKELHISNSSITDIGISYLKGLGKLTTLNVEGCNLTGACLESIHALASLACLNLSRCGLSNDGFEKIAGLKSLKRLSLAFNRITDSSLVHLKGLTNLEYLNLDSCRIGDDGLANLTGLTLLKSLVLSDTDIGNSGLRYISGLNKLEDLNLSFTTVTDNGLKRLSRLTQLKSLNLDTRLITDNGLSNIIGLSGLVTLDLFGAHISDHGTAYLRSFKNLQSLEICGGGLTDDGVKNIREIVSLTQLNLSQNCNLTDKTLELISGMTALRSLNVSNSRITNGGLRYLKPLKNLRSLTLESCKVTASEIKKLQSTDLPNLISFRPE